The Apis cerana isolate GH-2021 linkage group LG2, AcerK_1.0, whole genome shotgun sequence genomic sequence CATTTTTATCATAGTTATTGTAAAGTCGTTATATTGAGCAGTGTTTTACGATAtacaatatttgttaaataaatgtatttaacatGTGtgttttcttgtttatttcgcggataaatactattatattattaataataataagccaCGCATTGAGACTAAAGTTTGTACTCTGTAATAGAAGACATTCATGATAATAACTGTACAAAAAGAAAGCTTCAACGTTCTcggattaaaaatgttatccgGTAAAAAACATCGAGACTTTCTAATCGCACTATTTCGCACATAGATCATAATTACAGAGTAACGTATGAATTGCGGTTTTGCGAGgaacattgaaaaatgatagaaagcACAACCTATTAGGAACGCTTATTGTCCATTTCtcgaaggaaaattattttcttcgtaatattatcacaaatatgctaaatatatattatataatatatatgatgtatatgggaattaaaaaaaaaaaaatggagaaaaaaggaaaaaatgagaaggtattaaataacgataaataatgataatcaatCGATTAcgagatatatgtataaaaaatagtttaaagaTGAATTCGATGAtcgcgtaataaaatttaaatagataatagattcCTCGCAGTAAACCCGATtgattatacttataattgtGGTCTCGTTTAATCGTTGGCATATGAGGTACGTTATTTGTGCCTacggataattaaaaaaatacataaaataatacataaaagtaAGATCTAAtatctttctaaaatatatataataccgtATTATGCGCCCTACGGATATGAATCTTAGATATGACGTGTTTAACATTCGTTAAGATGCCACTTACAATCTCAATTCACTCTGTTATCGTAccgataaataaagatattatctcATTACCCCTTACGTACAAATTAGTATGCTAATTATTTGTCTGTGTTCGAGTATAATTGAATAGTTGATTAAACAGCATCAATTCGCGATAAAGCGCGATTCTTGCAGAActtggaaatataattaatcgttgataataattatatatattacgacgTAAAGAGATATTATAAAGGATGTTCATTTTAATTGGATCGCCACTGCCATTGTTGAAATAATTCCGAAGTGTGGAGTAATCAATCGAAAGTATAAGTTTTTCCTCGTATTTGTCGAACGATGATCTCGTGAATGACACTGGTGGCCCACTTGAGATAGACACCCTGCATGTGTAAGGCTTTCGATgctaaagttataaaaattacatcgtAACTTCTAATAATTCCACaaatcgtaaataataatttcaacgagAAATCTTGTATTTCTTTCACTTTgttcattgttaaaaaaatactcgACAATGtcacattttattatagtCGAACTAAAGAACACACTTCGCTCACGACTTTATTCTTTTCCCCGTATTCCAAAACGGATAAAAGGgtcataaaaaatacattcgtaagcatttatcttttcaaattcGCAACATTATTCGCCACGAACTATTATCTTGGCGAAAAATATACAtcagagagaggagagaaagagagagagagaggggagagaaagatagGAGGCGGAGGGAAGAAAGGGGATCGATTTGTTCGCTGTATCGTCGCtggaaatgaaacgaaatacgAACTTTGAAAATCGCGGTTCCTTCTCGACGATTCGCAATCGTTCGATCTCTCGTTCACTCCAATACGCATGAAACGCGAACGAATACCCGTAGTATTTGTATTTCGTTCGTCTAACGTATCGACAGAGTTCTTCTCTCGCCTATCAATCTGATTGGTTGATTTATCGAATGgtaaggaagaagaggaagcaGACGACATAAACTCGCATACCGCTATCGTTCTTCGCATTGGCACAATTCCTCTCGTTCGAGATGTCGCGATTCTTGAATAAGTTCTCGTCTTTGACGAAAGGCGCGCGTGGATTTACCGTCGTTGAAGTGATCGTGTGTTTGCTGTAAACAATTCTCACGGTACTTTTTTGCATCGCTGGTGTACtcatttgatgaaaaattcgatttttagtAACTTGagcaaattttgattttccttTGCTCAACTTCCAACTGGCTGAAGTAGTCCGTATGGTTGCTCGTTCGATTTCTGAAAACAGTTTCCCTATATCGTATCGTGTAATGAGAAGAAAGAGCCGAGAAGTGGAGAGGGGATTCTTAGTTCAAAAACGAACGATGGCACGTGAACGTTGTATAAAGTTCGATATCGAAGTTTGTTGGTTATTCGAGTGGATGATTATTCGAAAGAAGGGCAAGAGAAGAAATAGCGAGTAGCGGATGTCAAAATGTCGAGGGAGATGGGAATTTTCTATGGAATGGCGGTCGAAAAATGACAATGTTCGTAGATCGTATACGTATATGTCGACTCACCGTAAACCCTAAGGGTAGCCTCGGCTTTTCCCATGCTTGAGGACGCTGAACACGTGTACTCTCCCAAATCCGTTTTCTCTAAACGGCTTATCTTCAACTCGCTCGTTGTCTTCCATTCTTCGTCCGGATGTCCCCGTTCGTCGATTTCGTATCTACCACTGTGTTGACACATCGCTTAACTTTACGGTTCGAgagtgtatgtgtgtgtatttgTGTGTATttatgtgtgcgtgtgtgtgtatagaATCAATTTTGCGACTCGGTCATATTTGGACGATACGTCGGATCTCACACGCGACACGTTAATCGTAAAGAAACTCTTAAGTAAGTGTAATACACGTTCCGTGATAACATACCCGCTCATAATAACTTGTTCCTTCCTGGTCCACAAGTTAATCGTCTTTGGATAAGCTTCGATCAAACAGACCAACGATACGTTCGTGTCCAGAGGTGAGCTTAATATTTGATTGGGAACCTTTGCGCTAGGTGGAACTGAAATCCcccaaaaaacaaataaaacaaatatctcatcgatcgataattaattcgatcgatcttaTCTTATATAAGCATCATAAGAATGATATCATCGAAAATACTCACAGTTTACCCTTAGATATACTCTTTTGCTGACAGCCGGGGGCacttcgtttttcgctatgcAAAGATAAGCTCCCATTTGCTTCCTGTCCACTCTTGTTAATTCCAGCTTCTCACCGGACTGGTTGTCCACTATAAAATCTCGCATCGTATGAATATCTGGTTGAAAGCTCTCGTATACATATCGCTGGCCGGATGCCAACGTTCGCAACTACACCAAATTACACGCGAAATACGTCCTTTGCGTTAAAACAACGAGACCACCGCCTATTACGACCCTAAATCTCATTACTCGTTAACGAGGAATCGGACCAACGATTTAAGgaagaattatcgataaaCCAGTGACACGGTATCGTACGGTACGCATACGTCGAGCGAAAGTATGGTAATTGAAACGTACAACCGAGAAGTATTCGCTAACTGCTGTCGCGAATATGATATATCGATACTTCACGAAAACCGCGCGAGGGATCCTATCCTATAAAATTCCTGGGAAATTTGCGCGGCAAGGGCGTAGAGAAAGTTGACGATCGTTTATCGTGTTATCGTTTAATTATGCGTGTATGCTCGCAACGCTTTCGAAATTGACCGACCTCTCgctaattagattattatcgaGGAACGCGGGCGACATAAATCGTCGCGCGCATCGTCTCATCGCGTACCGATAAAATATGTCAAACTCGCCTAATGAGATCCATCGAAAATGGGAGATTCATTGTTCGCGTTGACAAGTTTCGAtttgcctctctctctctttctttctcacgCTTCAAAATACAAATACGCGTATTTTTGTCGCAACGTCCACCGTGCTCAAAATATTGCGTATCGATTTATCAACGACCGTTCGAGAATTCGTAACCATTAATATCTCGCGGGGACGATCGACGATGGACGAATTTGCCACGCGTCCGAGCGAAAAATTCGTTCGACGCCAACGCCATCTCCCTCCTCCCGAATTATTTTCACAGCGACCGTCGATCATCTCGgggagaaacgaagaaagcGTCGAATTCTACGATACTACGGTGCAGGATCGTGGTGCGAGAGCACGTGTACCACGTGGAAATATATCGAAAGTCGTTTCGAACGGACTAATCTCCATTCGATGAGATTCGCGTTTCACCGTAATTGCTTTCGATCGGCATCACGTGGGCCTGCCGGATTTACGATGTCTTCACGTTCCGTTTAAACCGAATCTAGATGGCGTGCCGAGTCGTGACGCGGCTCCCactcccctctcctctcctcgtcgCAATATCTCGGACGATCAGTCGTGGAAAGAGTGTAGCGAcgaaaatcttgaaattttaatcgaacggTCGAATCGGGCTCGGTCGAATCGAGTATCGGGAAGATGATGAGAGAAAAAGGGATAATTTTtcggaaagaaggaaagaagaaactgGAAGGAAACTCGAGGACGGGCGATATTTGAAGAGTGATATcggagaaggaggaggcggCGGCGGGCGTTTCGAGCGGtcttaagaattaagaaaaagaagagaatcgaAGGTTATTTGTCACCGGGAACGACGCTCGCGAGAGTGCTCGACTcgagataaaaatgtaatatcttACCTGGTATCAGCGGATCGTGAAGACCCCTCATAAGTATGAAACCACTTTTCTCGCGTCTCCAGAGCACACGAGGTGCCGGTCTCCCGGTAGCTTTACACGAGAGGGTAGCGTTTTCACCCTCCAGAACGGATACCTCGCCCTCCGATGTGCCAGAGCTAAGTATATCCGGCGGAACTGTGaacagagggagagaaagagagaggaggaaacaaagaaagaagagttgtatcgaaaaaatttcggGCGTATAAATTCCGGGGGAGGAGGTGGAATGGAGGGTCTGGAATCCGACCCTTCTCGATTTGAAATCAAGTCAAAACCGTTGCTCCCTGCTcccgagaaaaatgaaataccgTCTATCCTTTCGTGGGAGAAGGGTAATAGGGTACAGAAGGAACATTCTCGCGATGAGATCTCGTTTCTTTCacggggaaagagagaggccATTTCAATTACACGCGATTCAGGTTGGACAAATATCGTATAGATAGGGGAGGGAGTTAGGCGAGTTCGGGTTgggcgagagaaaaaaaaaggatgctCGGGACCTTTCCTGTGTTTGCCCACAAAGGAATTTCATTCCATTCGGGCCGATCGCTCTTTCGAGTTGAATACCGGAGGCAAGCATACGCACTCTCGATGAATTctccttctcccccctccctccctcgcgGTGTCCACGCACACGCACGATGCAACGTTCGCCTATCCAGTGGCGGAGAGCAGGGTCGGGACCAGACCGCGCgcagggagaaagagagagacggtCGAGTAATGTAGGGTTGGGTCGCGTTGTACCACCCTATGCAGGGGGAGGAAGTCGAGGGAAGTAGGAATCGGAGGATGGCGCGGGTGGAAACGAATGGAGGCGAGCCGGGTGAGCAACACGAGGTATGATGGTACGGTTGTACAGGGGTCCCATTGAAACGTATTCTAGCGGCGAGGCGCGCATATTTTCCATCCCTTCTCTGAGATAGGCTAATCGAAACCGGTGCGTGCGTACGTGACGTGTGTGCATACGAGCGACCGCAAACACCCGACTGTATCTGGCCGTAGGAATGCGGTATAACGCGCAATTAGGCATACCTAGGACATCCACGCATCCCAGCTGGCTCAACATGGGCTTCGTGTTCAGCTGGCACATGTAGCATCCCCGGTCAGCTTCCCGAAGTTGGCGGATGTGAAGCCGCGAGGTGgcctcctcctcgtccctCCACTCGCTTTGATTCTTCGACTTTGCGTTCTCCAACGTGACCAAGAATCGGGGCGAGTGAGTCACCGTTCGCTGGCCCAACGACAGTATCGTCTTATCCTCCACTCGAATCCATCCCACCTGAGCCAATCGTTCCAAAAAGTTCCATTCAAtaggagaaaatatatatatgtatgtctCGCTGTCCTAATtgcgttaatattaattagatacATCCAACAGATTCACGCGTGTACGTGTTATTCCGAATAAACGCACACGTGCGCGATCCCCTGTATATGCGCGCGGTTAATTATATTGACGTTTCTATCCAAATAcgtataatgttatttatatacgtgTGGGTTAAACGCAGCAGCATTGGTGACAAACCAAGGGCAAACGGACCGATGGTAACCTAACGACGTAAACAATTTTCCAGCCAATTCTATTTACCTATTcactctctccctcctttctttctttctctctttttgctCTCTCCTTCTTCGAAGGACGAATTAATTCGCCTTAATTATAGTCGAAAAAGGGGCGAGAGCGTCGAGTGATCGACTCGAGTGTCGATGTATGGAGGACGCGTGTTTACGGGTAGCGGCGAGCCGATATATCGAGGACCGATAGATGTTATAGGCGCGTACAGGGCCAACGTATAGCGGTAATTGGTTTTAGGGAGGAGTTGCCACCGCGGGAATCAAACCCCGGCGAAAGGTTCAATTTAACGTCGTCGTATCGCTACCCTCTCCTCCCGCATCTCCTACGCGTTATCTATAACGCCGCACTTGGTAATTAATCCGAGGCCGAGCGTCGTGGCGCGCACATGCCCCGTATGCCTAGGTATGCGCCCGTATGGGTCGGGTTACACCATGTCACGCGGCACCGACCGCATTCGTACGCGCGCCTCCCCCAATCCCCTCGCCGCCACTCGGTGAGTCGGTTAACGCGTTCGCCGTTCTCAAGGCGTGCGCAGATATTCCGCGAAATTCCCCTTGTTCTCTCTACGACACACGGTCGTCTATCGTCGTCTATGTATCTGCTACCTTCGATCGATCCCCCCTCCGAGATAACGAGAGCCCCCCTCTCGGTCGAATTAGTCGTCTAGTCACTAGTCTTTGAATCCACGTAGAAATCAGCTTTAGCGCATCTGTTTCTTTTCCCTCGATACGagtcttatattattattctggtgtgcttctttttttcaaataaaattttattacgttgTTTCGGATGAATATCGATTCCTCTGACTCGTCGAACTCGTCCAATTTATTCCGTGCACCGAcgtctttcaaattaaaatttcttcgaatctttTCGCACGTTCCGTAATATACGGCGTTCTCTCCCAACGACGCAAATAATTTCTCGCGCGGCGTATCGCTCGATATTGTTGCGATTGGAAACTGTTACAGCGGTCATCGCGAATCTTCTTaatccttttattattattaaagtctACTGATGTACTATAGTTGATTATACAGGGCGactagaaaaaagaaacgtttgcCTTTCGAAATCGTATcgcgattcgatcgataatgGCCTCGATAATGGAGATTTGTTGATGTTTCGCTCTAAATCCCTAATAATCGGCAAGTGGAGATCGGAAACGAGATCGGCAGTGCTGGTGGTACCGTGCTGGTAGACGGGTTATCGACGGACGGTTAGCCCGCACGTACGTACGCGTCTTACATCGCACGGCCGAGGAAGATAAACGGGTGAgatttctttggaaaatttcgCGGCTCCGGCGATTCGACGGGTGACACACATTATCCACGGAGTCAGGAAATTCCCCTGTGTGGGGAAtaccacgacgacgacggctAAGCACGGCCTTTCGCcgtacctcctcctcctcctccccctcccctttggTGTAATATTTCGAGCAGACCCCGGCCCACGAATCTACGTTAGCGCTAAGAGATTGCTCCCCATACCCTTTTCCCAGGCCAGCCTCCCTCCATCCCTTTTCCTCTTCCGTTCCATTGTAATCATGGAAACAAtcattcttctctctctctctccctccctccctcagACGCTTCTTCGCTCTAACCTCCGCGATCTcgcttcctcccccctccacctcctcccAAAACTCGCCTCCCGCATCTATATCCGTTCATCTTTCTCGTCTCCTTCCCTTTTCGTCTCCATCGCGGATTTCGGGCTAaaccccccctcctctcccgtcCTGTCTTCGTTCCCGCAGCAAGGTGGCGCGGGCGGGCGGGCGGGCGGGCGAGGGGAGCAACGATGCTCCGCCGTGGCGAGCGCCTATACCGTTTCTCGCTCGCCTCTCCCGCAGCAATCACCGATTTGTCTGAATAAGCCCCCGGGCAAGTATATGCTCGTGCTTACCCCGGGGAAACACCACTCCGgccaactctctctctctctttctctctctctctccactctTGGAACAGCAGCCTGGATCGGCGGTGGATGGGTGGCTGGCAGCAGCGACTCCATAGCCAGCGAAAATAGTCCGGTTCATCGATGGTTGATGGTGAACCGGTGGCGCGTGGAGTAAGAGAGATACGGAGTTGCCAGACTTCCGGTATTAATCGGGGACGAGGCGTCGCGTACGAATTCACGCGGAACGGTCGGATGAACGAAATCAACTTTACGTCGCGTTGCACGGTGTCGAGTTtcttctctctatctctcctcgtagattggaaatattatatatcgtgtagtatatatatatatatatgtataattattataatataattatcgtataatattatatatatataatatttatattggtggtggggggaggaggaatgaAGGAGGAGAGTgggggaaaggaaaagatGGAGAACGAAAGGACGAGTGGGAACCGACGGCAATTAAAGTTGGAGAAGCAAACTGGAACAGCCTGGAGCGATTCGCCGAATTTGGTAGCTGCTTCTCCCATGCTAATTTGCCTTGTTTGAGCGGGAAACGTCCCGTCCCAGGCCCGATCGATCGTCGTCCCGAACGAGATCGATTCTCGTCGTTCTCGTTTATTATCGAATCAACGAATCGTGGAAGGTGAGGCGAATTTTTTCCCTTGACACAGGACGGTCACGGATTCtccttctcccctcctccttcgaGAAACTCGAGATCGTATTTTTCCCCCGTTTTACGAGCTTTTTATGCGAGAACGTACGGGAAGAGGATTTGGCCAGCTATAAATAAGGGAATAGGAACCGATTCCGATCACAATCGCCCTTCGACCTTCGATCTCtcgtcttttctctttttattttcattttcgtccACTGTCCCGAAACAGAGACCCGTCCATCTCGTTTCTTCACTTCATCTTTGTAACCCCTTTAAAGAAACTGTTTAATATTCGTAGATCGATAGAATCTAGGGAGGGAAAAGATGTTTTCGGCCCAACTCTGTACATGACCCGTCCGATCAACTTTCGAAAGCCATAAATCTTCCTTCTTACTTTAACTTTTCCCTTTCCGTCCGTCCGTCTGTCTCGAAGAGAATCGCGCCTTTGAAGCAGCGCCACATTTCTCGTTCCAAATTCTCCCATCggtgaaaatgtaaaaatgaccGCGGGTCGAGCCTCGGGGAGTCTTCTTCTCCCGTTCTTTTTAtcgttcctcctccccctcgatCCATCTTTCGAAAAAGCCAgaccgaggaggaggaggaggaaagatcCCTGTCGTTTCATCCGTCGAAAAAAACGATATCTAATATACCGACGAATTAAACAAAATCTCGACTCGCGtcttccgttttttttttttttttttttcttttcttttttccccgtttcgaaattcttccCTTTGTGAAATTCTCGGAAGAG encodes the following:
- the LOC108002806 gene encoding lachesin-like isoform X1, translating into MRVARLLLCYVLLEDYSTNLGGATITSDAARQDASATNPTLSDLPSFAEPIGNVTAAIGKEAVLPCTIRKLGNHKVGWIRVEDKTILSLGQRTVTHSPRFLVTLENAKSKNQSEWRDEEEATSRLHIRQLREADRGCYMCQLNTKPMLSQLGCVDVLVPPDILSSGTSEGEVSVLEGENATLSCKATGRPAPRVLWRREKSGFILMRGLHDPLIPVDNQSGEKLELTRVDRKQMGAYLCIAKNEVPPAVSKRVYLRVNFPPSAKVPNQILSSPLDTNVSLVCLIEAYPKTINLWTRKEQVIMSGGRYEIDERGHPDEEWKTTSELKISRLEKTDLGEYTCSASSSMGKAEATLRVYEIERATIRTTSASWKLSKGKSKFAQVTKNRIFHQMSTPAMQKSTVRIVYSKHTITSTTVNPRAPFVKDENLFKNRDISNERNCANAKNDSGMRVYVVCFLFFLTIR
- the LOC108002806 gene encoding lachesin-like isoform X2, which translates into the protein MESLLPATHPPPIQAAVPRVERERERERESWPEWCFPGVGWIRVEDKTILSLGQRTVTHSPRFLVTLENAKSKNQSEWRDEEEATSRLHIRQLREADRGCYMCQLNTKPMLSQLGCVDVLVPPDILSSGTSEGEVSVLEGENATLSCKATGRPAPRVLWRREKSGFILMRGLHDPLIPVDNQSGEKLELTRVDRKQMGAYLCIAKNEVPPAVSKRVYLRVNFPPSAKVPNQILSSPLDTNVSLVCLIEAYPKTINLWTRKEQVIMSGGRYEIDERGHPDEEWKTTSELKISRLEKTDLGEYTCSASSSMGKAEATLRVYEIERATIRTTSASWKLSKGKSKFAQVTKNRIFHQMSTPAMQKSTVRIVYSKHTITSTTVNPRAPFVKDENLFKNRDISNERNCANAKNDSGMRVYVVCFLFFLTIR